The Leucothrix mucor DSM 2157 DNA window ATGGGGGTCATTCCGTTTAGCATTATTGGTTCGCTCATTGGTCATGCCATTATGGGAATGACCTTGAGTATTAGTAGTATTCTTGGGATGCTTGCGCTCACCGGCGTGGTCGTGAATGACTCGCTGGTATTGGTGGACTACATCAACCGCAAACGACTCGAAGGTATGGACCTGCTGGAAGCGGTCAGAAAGGCCGGTGGCGCACGTTTTCGCCCCATATTACTGACGTCGCTTACAACCTTTGCCGGTTTGCTGCCACTAATGTTCGAGAAAAGTACCCAGGCACAGTTTCTGATTCCGATGGCAGTCAGCCTCGGGTATGGCATCTTATTTGCCACCCTGCTGTCATTGGTGCTGGTGCCGGTTAGTTATCTGGTGCTGGAAGACATTAAGCGAATCCTGCACTGGATTTACAGACTAGTATTTAATATTGATGAATCAGAGAAAAAACCGGAACCTGCAAGTACTTAACAAAGCTGCCCTGTTTATTTGTGGCTGGCTATTATTAAGCAGCCACATCGCCTTAGCCGATGAGATCGACCTGCATGTCATGGGCGGCCAGTCCAATATGCAAGGTTGGCGCAGCGATGCACGTTATTATCCCGCTGACCCGCGACACCTGGACAGTACAATCCCCTTCTACTATGAAGCGGTCGACTATGCCTCGACCAAACGCCAATGGGAAACGCTACACTCCCAAGGTGGGCACTTTGCACTCGGTCATTTTGGTCCTGAAGTAACTTTTGCTCGTGCAGTTAAGAACTATGGCTTCAAGCCCGCCATTTTTAAATTCAGCTTTGGTAGCAGTAGTCTTGAAACAGTTTGGAAAAGCCCGGGACAAGGCGGCTTATATGATCGGATGATTCGCGAACTGCAACACTCGATTAACCTGTTAAAGCAACAGGGCCATCAGGTAACCATCCGCTCATTCACTTGGATTCAAGGTGAAACTGATGCCGGAAACGATGGCTTGGCTAATCGTTATTACTACAACCTTCAGCGCTTAATACATCATTTTCGTCATAACATCGCCAGAAACCCTAGGTTACCGGTGATTCTGGGCGTGGATGAACAACATCCATTAGTTAAGCAGCGTCCACAAGTGATTGCCGCTCAGCAAAAGCTGGCCGTTGAAGATGCGAATACGGCTTACACTTCGATGCTGGGACTGGAAAAATCAGACGTGACGCACTTAACCGCTAATGGTGTTATCCAACATGGCAATCGCTTATTTAAGGCGTATCTACAACTGGCTTATCATCTGGACTTTTAGTTAGGTCTGCAGAGTCATCACTAGAATCAGCTGGCGTTTCATCAGCTGATTCTATGTCTGGCATCTCCCAATCCACCACCCTGCCTGTTTGCTCATACCCACGCTCATCTTTATCGCAGAATGCCGTTTTCTTAAGATCAGGGTTTAGAAACAATTGAACTTCGTCGCTGGCGCACAGTGATGAAGACAGCACTGCATGGGCCATATCCGCATATTCCAGATAACGACTATTAGGCAGATTAGCAGCAAGTTGTTTGCCCCATTCCGGCGGTGTCACCG harbors:
- a CDS encoding sialate O-acetylesterase, whose product is MNQRKNRNLQVLNKAALFICGWLLLSSHIALADEIDLHVMGGQSNMQGWRSDARYYPADPRHLDSTIPFYYEAVDYASTKRQWETLHSQGGHFALGHFGPEVTFARAVKNYGFKPAIFKFSFGSSSLETVWKSPGQGGLYDRMIRELQHSINLLKQQGHQVTIRSFTWIQGETDAGNDGLANRYYYNLQRLIHHFRHNIARNPRLPVILGVDEQHPLVKQRPQVIAAQQKLAVEDANTAYTSMLGLEKSDVTHLTANGVIQHGNRLFKAYLQLAYHLDF